One genomic segment of Mycolicibacterium gilvum includes these proteins:
- a CDS encoding alkyl sulfatase dimerization domain-containing protein — MAGIHRQRPGADHLAAATDTPAVPLGNDVWMSPGVSNSYAVATDDGRVIINAGLVFEGYLRKRAFADIAGPTRVIVITQGHADHWGAVNELREAGTDVVMHRNYHYWRDDNSLLMGYRVPKTAFAFQKFSDAVMEHLKVIDAGSIDFSFPEPTITFDRHHRFDVGGRRFELAWTPGGETTDSLVAWLPEDRILFTGNLFGPLFGHVPNLMTIRGDRYRDPVLYIESLNTVLDYHPDTLITGHFDPIVGADRIAEEVTAMRDAMQAVHDRTAELMNSGADVHTAMREVKIPDHLDVGEGYGKTSWNVRAIWEMYAGWFRHQSTTELFGVSPNSIAVDVVAAAGVEPLLDAARAHLAAARPVEALHLTDLVLAANPGNPAGREVAIDAHEALLARTENFWERAWFTKSINELRNTR; from the coding sequence ATGGCAGGCATCCACCGCCAACGCCCGGGAGCGGACCACCTCGCAGCAGCCACCGACACTCCCGCCGTCCCGCTGGGCAATGACGTCTGGATGTCGCCCGGCGTCTCCAACTCCTATGCGGTAGCCACCGACGACGGACGAGTGATCATCAACGCGGGCTTGGTCTTCGAGGGGTATCTCCGCAAGAGGGCCTTCGCCGACATCGCGGGGCCGACGCGCGTGATCGTCATCACCCAGGGTCATGCAGACCACTGGGGCGCGGTCAACGAACTGCGGGAGGCCGGCACCGATGTGGTGATGCACCGCAATTACCACTATTGGCGCGACGACAATTCCCTGTTGATGGGGTACCGCGTGCCGAAGACGGCGTTCGCATTCCAGAAGTTCTCCGACGCCGTCATGGAACATCTCAAGGTCATCGACGCCGGCTCGATCGACTTCTCGTTTCCCGAACCCACCATCACATTCGACCGACACCACAGATTCGATGTCGGTGGGCGCCGCTTCGAGTTGGCATGGACACCGGGTGGCGAGACCACCGATTCCCTGGTCGCCTGGCTGCCGGAGGATCGAATACTGTTCACCGGCAATCTCTTCGGGCCTCTGTTCGGGCACGTGCCGAACCTGATGACAATCCGAGGCGACCGCTATCGGGACCCTGTTCTGTACATCGAGTCTCTGAACACCGTGCTCGACTACCACCCCGACACCCTCATCACCGGACACTTCGACCCGATCGTCGGGGCCGACCGCATCGCCGAGGAGGTCACGGCCATGCGCGACGCGATGCAGGCGGTCCACGATCGCACCGCTGAGCTGATGAACTCCGGAGCGGACGTGCACACGGCGATGCGTGAGGTGAAGATCCCAGACCATCTCGACGTCGGTGAGGGTTACGGCAAGACCTCGTGGAACGTGCGTGCCATCTGGGAGATGTACGCGGGTTGGTTCCGACATCAATCCACCACCGAGCTGTTCGGTGTCAGCCCAAATTCGATCGCCGTCGACGTGGTGGCCGCCGCGGGCGTCGAACCACTGCTGGACGCTGCGCGGGCGCATCTGGCCGCGGCGCGCCCCGTCGAGGCGTTACACCTCACCGATCTGGTGCTCGCCGCGAACCCCGGAAACCCCGCGGGTCGCGAGGTGGCGATCGACGCCCACGAGGCACTGCTGGCGCGCACCGAGAACTTCTGGGAACGAGCGTGGTTCACCAAATCGATCAACGAATTGAGAAATACTCGATGA
- a CDS encoding TetR/AcrR family transcriptional regulator — protein sequence MTTSPPRKRDGDQRRRELCDAGIQVLAEHGSRGLTHAQVDRCAKVPDGTASYYFRTRAALLRGVGDRVAQIDVANLRSLADRPHDPRAPFAHLAELTLMQAHGRGLMLNRARHELLLNAARDPELSGPAQGLVSEVIALTRTAIARLQPRITDPDLLDAQTSAVTTFIAGVFLRFVAGDQTFNDPGKLSRQLQAIADAAAHEFGENN from the coding sequence ATGACTACTTCCCCACCCCGCAAGCGGGACGGCGACCAGCGCCGCCGCGAGTTGTGTGACGCAGGAATTCAGGTACTGGCCGAGCACGGCTCCCGCGGCCTGACCCACGCGCAGGTCGACCGATGCGCCAAGGTGCCCGACGGCACCGCCTCGTACTACTTCCGCACCCGCGCCGCGCTGTTGCGTGGAGTCGGCGACCGAGTCGCCCAGATCGATGTGGCCAACCTCCGGTCGCTGGCCGACCGCCCCCACGATCCCCGCGCGCCTTTCGCGCATCTGGCGGAACTGACGCTCATGCAGGCCCACGGCCGCGGGCTGATGCTCAACCGTGCGCGCCACGAACTGCTGCTCAACGCCGCTCGCGACCCCGAATTGTCCGGACCTGCCCAAGGACTCGTCAGCGAGGTGATCGCGCTGACTCGCACCGCCATTGCCCGGCTGCAGCCCCGTATCACCGACCCCGACCTGTTGGACGCGCAAACCTCGGCAGTCACGACCTTCATCGCCGGGGTATTTCTCCGCTTCGTCGCCGGCGACCAGACCTTCAACGATCCCGGCAAGCTGTCACGGCAACTTCAGGCCATCGCCGACGCCGCGGCTCACGAATTCGGTGAGAACAACTGA
- a CDS encoding SDR family NAD(P)-dependent oxidoreductase translates to MNKLSFDFTGTNVLVTGGTSGIGHAIATDFATAGAKVTVTGTRSTAADYPEIDLAGLRFRQCQMSDNDAIDALADSLGDLDVLVNNAGGPYAGQKDEWDPDGYAGSVAVNMFAHMRLTMGCHERLRASAAPGGASVVTIVSMSAFVSAVNVPAYSSSKAGMVAFTKNLARRWVDDGVRVNAVAPGLIDTRMTHPVLDIPEMLEPEMRHTPMGRMGMPDEVSPAVLFLSSDAARYITGTTIAVDGGYLTV, encoded by the coding sequence ATGAACAAGCTCAGCTTCGATTTCACCGGCACCAACGTGCTCGTCACCGGCGGCACCAGCGGTATCGGCCACGCCATCGCCACCGACTTCGCCACAGCCGGTGCAAAGGTCACTGTGACCGGAACCCGCAGCACTGCAGCCGACTACCCCGAAATAGACCTTGCGGGGCTGCGGTTTCGGCAGTGCCAGATGTCGGATAACGACGCCATCGATGCCCTCGCGGACTCTCTCGGGGACCTCGACGTTCTGGTCAACAACGCGGGCGGACCATACGCCGGCCAGAAGGACGAATGGGATCCCGACGGCTATGCCGGATCGGTCGCCGTCAACATGTTCGCTCACATGCGGCTGACGATGGGCTGTCACGAAAGGCTCAGAGCCAGTGCAGCTCCCGGTGGAGCGAGCGTGGTCACCATCGTGTCGATGTCGGCCTTCGTCTCGGCGGTCAACGTCCCGGCCTACAGTTCGTCGAAGGCCGGCATGGTGGCCTTCACGAAGAATCTCGCCCGCCGCTGGGTCGATGACGGAGTGCGCGTCAACGCCGTCGCTCCCGGCCTGATCGACACCCGGATGACCCATCCGGTGCTCGACATCCCCGAGATGCTCGAACCCGAGATGCGTCACACCCCGATGGGCCGCATGGGGATGCCCGACGAGGTCTCCCCGGCGGTGCTGTTTCTGTCCAGCGATGCCGCCCGCTACATCACCGGTACCACGATCGCCGTCGACGGCGGCTACCTGACCGTCTGA
- a CDS encoding SDR family NAD(P)-dependent oxidoreductase, with product MGLRGLTGKVAVVAGGATGLGAATATRLGEEGCRVVVGDLSEDAAAETARRITEAGGTAAHVVFDLADPPSVAALFTSAVDAFSDVDLLFNVGADMSTIRFDSDVVDIDLDVWDRVMTVNLRGYAAALKYAIPVMLEGGGGAIVNMSSAAAFQGEPARPAYATAKAGIGALTRHVASRWGKDGIRCNAVAPGFTATDAIRAAPQWPELEAGALRRIRGPRVGAPSDVAGLVAFLLSDEGEWINGQVVNIDGGTVLR from the coding sequence ATGGGACTTCGCGGATTGACCGGGAAGGTCGCCGTCGTGGCCGGCGGCGCAACCGGATTGGGTGCCGCCACGGCTACCCGCCTGGGCGAGGAAGGCTGTCGGGTGGTCGTCGGTGACCTATCCGAAGACGCAGCGGCCGAGACTGCTCGGCGCATCACCGAGGCAGGCGGAACAGCGGCCCACGTCGTCTTCGACCTGGCCGATCCCCCCTCGGTGGCCGCCCTGTTCACCTCAGCCGTCGACGCCTTCAGCGATGTCGACCTGCTCTTCAATGTCGGCGCCGACATGTCGACGATTCGGTTCGACAGCGACGTGGTCGACATCGACCTGGACGTGTGGGACCGGGTGATGACGGTGAACCTGCGCGGCTATGCGGCAGCGCTGAAGTACGCGATCCCGGTCATGCTGGAGGGTGGTGGAGGCGCGATCGTCAACATGTCGTCGGCGGCCGCATTCCAGGGAGAGCCTGCACGCCCGGCTTATGCCACGGCCAAAGCGGGCATCGGCGCGCTCACCCGTCACGTCGCCTCCCGGTGGGGAAAAGACGGAATCCGTTGCAACGCAGTGGCTCCTGGATTCACAGCGACCGATGCCATCCGCGCCGCTCCGCAGTGGCCGGAATTGGAGGCGGGCGCATTACGGCGGATTCGCGGTCCGAGGGTCGGAGCACCGTCGGACGTTGCCGGCTTGGTCGCCTTTCTGCTGTCCGACGAGGGAGAGTGGATCAACGGTCAAGTCGTCAACATCGACGGCGGTACAGTATTGCGCTGA
- a CDS encoding DUF2249 domain-containing protein, which translates to MSVNEVIVSSTAADAEAVETIKSHHAQLAGSLAALTEAMLAAAERGGDVEATRAATVRFVSEELLPHAVAEEDALYPAAARDDRARPLIESMIAAHRVIGVLAERIRSEPSGLRAAAAAEALRVIFDAHLADENDRILPLVAADPGVSLAEVTHGMHELLGHQAHADAAGHACGCGAADTGDPVLDVREVPHSIRHATVFGAFDAVEAGHALILVAHHDPIPLLQQLHDRTGGRIRVDYQERGPEAWRLRLTKL; encoded by the coding sequence ATGTCAGTCAACGAGGTCATCGTCTCGTCAACAGCTGCCGACGCCGAGGCGGTCGAGACCATCAAGAGCCACCACGCCCAACTCGCCGGAAGCCTTGCCGCGCTCACCGAGGCGATGCTGGCAGCGGCCGAACGCGGAGGCGATGTCGAGGCAACCCGGGCGGCAACAGTGAGGTTCGTCAGCGAGGAACTGCTGCCGCACGCCGTCGCAGAGGAGGACGCGCTGTACCCGGCCGCGGCCCGAGACGATCGGGCCCGGCCGCTGATCGAGTCGATGATCGCCGCGCACCGTGTCATCGGGGTGCTGGCGGAGCGAATTCGCAGTGAGCCCTCCGGGCTTCGTGCCGCCGCCGCGGCCGAAGCGCTTCGGGTCATATTCGATGCGCACCTGGCCGACGAGAACGATCGGATCCTGCCGTTGGTGGCCGCTGACCCCGGTGTCTCGCTGGCCGAGGTGACCCATGGGATGCACGAACTGCTCGGCCACCAGGCACACGCCGACGCAGCCGGTCACGCCTGTGGCTGCGGCGCCGCCGATACCGGTGATCCGGTGCTCGATGTCCGGGAGGTGCCGCACTCCATCAGGCACGCAACGGTTTTCGGTGCCTTCGATGCGGTCGAGGCGGGCCACGCGTTGATCCTGGTGGCCCATCACGACCCCATCCCGCTGCTGCAGCAGCTACACGACCGCACCGGCGGCCGGATCCGCGTCGACTACCAGGAGCGCGGCCCGGAGGCTTGGCGGTTGCGGCTGACCAAGCTCTGA
- a CDS encoding helix-turn-helix transcriptional regulator → MNKEGLVLGPHPTRTVAGYPPLSRQRLCVLDYVRTHAPVRITAVAAALDLHPNTVREHLDALTRHGLAERVTETPSKRGRPAALYRPSAADPAIPAQDYAGLATALAGHIARTSTQPERDARAAGASWGHELCDDTVTTDDPRAAVLTVLARLGFGPDADGPDGSIALRSCPLLEAARRYPAIVCQVHLGIVEGVLERFGAVTDTAPELVAFAEPGACRLFLPDPVVPERNRP, encoded by the coding sequence GTGAATAAAGAGGGACTGGTTCTGGGCCCGCACCCGACCCGCACCGTCGCCGGCTATCCGCCGCTGTCGCGACAACGCCTCTGTGTACTCGACTACGTCCGCACGCACGCGCCCGTGCGGATCACCGCCGTGGCCGCCGCACTCGATCTGCACCCCAACACGGTGCGCGAGCACCTCGACGCACTGACCCGGCACGGCCTCGCCGAACGCGTCACCGAAACCCCCAGCAAGCGTGGACGTCCCGCAGCGCTGTACCGTCCATCCGCGGCCGATCCCGCGATACCCGCGCAGGACTACGCCGGGTTGGCCACGGCACTGGCCGGTCACATCGCCCGCACCAGCACGCAGCCCGAACGCGACGCCCGGGCAGCCGGAGCCTCCTGGGGGCATGAGCTGTGCGACGACACCGTCACCACCGACGATCCGCGTGCGGCGGTGCTCACCGTGCTGGCCCGCCTGGGCTTCGGACCCGACGCCGATGGTCCTGACGGAAGCATCGCCCTGCGCAGCTGCCCCCTCCTCGAGGCGGCGCGCCGATACCCCGCCATCGTCTGCCAGGTCCACCTGGGCATCGTCGAGGGCGTGCTCGAACGGTTCGGCGCGGTCACCGACACCGCACCCGAACTGGTCGCCTTCGCCGAGCCCGGGGCATGCCGGCTGTTCCTTCCCGATCCCGTTGTCCCCGAAAGGAATCGGCCATGA